One genomic window of Bradyrhizobium sp. CCGE-LA001 includes the following:
- a CDS encoding vitamin B12-dependent ribonucleotide reductase, with translation MRIERRHTTVGQSPYAGIDFRLTTSEIRNPDGSVVFKLENVEIPTEWSQVASDVLAQKYFRKAGVAARLKKVEEESVPSFLWRSVPDTDALAALPENERYVSELSAKQVFDRLAGCWTYWGWKGGYFSTDEDAQAFYDELRYMLAMQMVAPNSPQWFNTGLHWAYGIDGPGQGHYYVDPFTGKLTKSKSAYEHPQPHACFIQGVGDDLVNEGGIMDLWVREARLFKYGSGTGSNFSRLRGEGEKLSGGGRSSGLMSFLKIGDRAAGAIKSGGTTRRAAKMVVVDVDHPDIETYIDWKVKEEQKVAALVTGSKINQKHLKAVLKACVNCEGSGDDCFDPEKNPALRREIKLARRSLVPDNYIKRVIQFAKQGYKDIAFDTYDTDWDSEAYLTVSGQNSNNSVSLKDDFLRAVETDGDWNLNARTSKKVTKTLKARDLWEKIGYAAWASADPGLHFNTTMNDWHTCKASGDIRASNPCSEYMFLDDTACNLASANLLTFYNTTTKLFDVEGYEHLCRLWTLVLEISVMMAQFPSKAIAELSYEFRTLGLGYANIGGLLMTMGLPYDSKEGRALCGALTAVMTGITYKTSAEIAAELGTFPGYKKNAAHMLRVIRNHRRAAHGEASGYEALSVNPVPLDHASCPQADIVTHAKAAWDAALELGEKHGYRNAQTTVIAPTGTIGLVMDCDTTGIEPDFALVKFKKLAGGGYFKIINRAVPAALRALGYRESEIAEIEAYAVGHGSLSNAPGINASTLKAKGFTDEAIAKVEKALPTAFDIKFAFNKWTFGEDFIRDQLGIGAEAIAAPGFDLLQAVGFTKREIEAANVHICGAMTVEGAPHLKAEHYPVFDCANPCGKIGKRYLSVESHIRMMAAAQPFISGAISKTINMPNDATVEDCKSAYMLSWKLALKANALYRDGSKLSQPLNSQLISDDEDEDDAVETLYEKPMAARAAQVSEKIVEKLVERIIVMREREKMPDRRKGYTQKAVVGGHKVYLRTGEYDDGRLGEIFIDMHKEGAALRSFINNFAIAVSLGLQYGVPLDEYVDAFTFTRFEPAGPVQGNDSIKYATSILDYVFRELAVSYLSRFDLAHVDPNETGFDALGKGVEEGKEPDEDGGHHATKLVSRGLTRSRTDNLVVMRGGTTAISQGNDSAPSGGSKVTALAHGASARAGDAIEGAVALKQEVQHDLSPTEKLEQLQWSKAGSAATVAAPTKAERRAEAKAKGYEGEMCSECGNFTLVRNGTCMKCDTCGSTTGCS, from the coding sequence ATGCGGATTGAGCGGCGCCACACCACGGTAGGACAGTCACCTTACGCGGGAATCGATTTCCGCCTGACCACGTCGGAGATTCGCAATCCCGACGGCTCGGTCGTGTTCAAGCTGGAGAATGTCGAGATCCCGACCGAGTGGTCGCAGGTCGCCTCCGACGTGCTCGCCCAGAAATACTTCCGCAAAGCGGGTGTTGCCGCGCGCCTGAAGAAGGTCGAGGAGGAATCCGTCCCCTCCTTCCTGTGGCGCTCCGTGCCCGATACCGACGCCCTCGCTGCTCTCCCTGAGAACGAGCGCTATGTCAGCGAGCTCTCGGCCAAGCAGGTGTTCGACCGCCTCGCCGGCTGCTGGACCTATTGGGGCTGGAAGGGCGGCTATTTCTCCACCGACGAGGACGCCCAGGCCTTCTACGACGAGCTCCGCTACATGCTCGCCATGCAGATGGTCGCGCCGAATTCGCCGCAATGGTTCAACACCGGTCTTCACTGGGCCTACGGCATCGACGGCCCCGGCCAGGGCCATTATTACGTCGACCCCTTCACCGGCAAGCTGACCAAGTCCAAGTCGGCCTATGAGCATCCGCAGCCGCATGCCTGCTTCATCCAGGGCGTCGGCGACGATCTCGTCAACGAGGGCGGCATCATGGACCTCTGGGTCCGCGAGGCCCGCCTGTTCAAATACGGCTCCGGCACCGGCTCCAACTTCTCGCGCCTGCGCGGCGAAGGCGAGAAGCTCTCCGGCGGCGGCCGCTCGAGCGGCCTGATGAGCTTCCTCAAGATCGGCGACCGCGCAGCGGGCGCGATCAAGTCGGGCGGCACCACGCGCCGCGCCGCCAAGATGGTCGTCGTCGACGTCGATCACCCCGACATCGAGACCTATATCGACTGGAAGGTGAAGGAGGAGCAGAAGGTCGCCGCCCTCGTCACGGGCTCCAAGATCAACCAGAAGCACCTCAAGGCGGTGCTGAAGGCCTGCGTCAACTGCGAAGGCTCGGGCGACGATTGCTTCGACCCCGAGAAGAACCCGGCACTGCGACGCGAGATCAAGCTCGCGCGCCGCAGCCTCGTGCCCGACAATTACATCAAGCGCGTCATCCAGTTCGCCAAGCAGGGCTACAAGGACATCGCGTTCGACACCTACGACACCGACTGGGATAGCGAAGCCTATCTCACGGTTTCGGGCCAGAACTCCAACAACTCGGTCTCGCTGAAGGACGACTTCCTGCGCGCGGTCGAGACCGACGGCGACTGGAATCTGAACGCCCGCACCTCCAAGAAGGTGACGAAGACGCTGAAGGCGCGCGACCTCTGGGAAAAGATCGGTTACGCCGCCTGGGCCTCGGCCGACCCCGGCCTGCACTTCAACACCACGATGAACGACTGGCACACCTGCAAGGCGTCCGGCGACATCCGCGCGTCCAATCCGTGCTCGGAATACATGTTCCTGGACGACACGGCGTGCAACCTCGCCTCCGCCAATCTGCTGACGTTCTACAACACCACGACGAAGCTGTTCGACGTCGAGGGCTATGAGCATCTCTGCCGCTTGTGGACCCTCGTGCTCGAAATCTCCGTGATGATGGCGCAGTTCCCGTCCAAGGCGATCGCCGAGCTCTCCTACGAGTTCCGCACGCTCGGCCTCGGCTACGCCAATATTGGCGGCCTGCTCATGACCATGGGCCTGCCCTATGACAGCAAGGAAGGCCGCGCGCTCTGCGGCGCGCTGACCGCCGTGATGACCGGCATCACCTACAAGACCTCGGCGGAGATCGCCGCCGAGCTCGGCACCTTCCCCGGCTACAAGAAGAACGCCGCGCACATGCTGCGCGTCATCCGCAACCACCGCCGCGCCGCGCACGGCGAGGCCTCCGGCTACGAGGCACTCAGCGTCAACCCGGTGCCGCTCGACCACGCCTCCTGCCCGCAGGCCGACATCGTCACCCATGCCAAGGCGGCCTGGGATGCGGCGCTCGAGCTCGGCGAGAAGCACGGCTATCGCAACGCCCAGACCACGGTGATCGCGCCCACAGGCACGATCGGCCTGGTCATGGATTGCGACACCACCGGCATCGAGCCCGACTTCGCGCTTGTAAAATTCAAGAAGCTCGCCGGCGGCGGCTACTTCAAGATCATCAACCGCGCGGTCCCCGCAGCGCTGCGCGCGCTCGGCTATCGCGAGAGCGAGATCGCGGAGATCGAAGCCTATGCCGTCGGCCACGGCTCGCTCTCCAACGCGCCCGGCATCAACGCCTCGACCCTCAAGGCAAAAGGCTTCACCGACGAAGCCATCGCCAAGGTCGAGAAGGCCCTGCCGACCGCCTTCGACATCAAGTTCGCCTTTAACAAGTGGACCTTCGGCGAGGACTTCATCCGCGACCAGCTCGGCATCGGCGCCGAGGCGATCGCCGCCCCCGGCTTCGACCTGCTCCAAGCCGTCGGCTTCACCAAGCGCGAGATCGAGGCGGCCAACGTCCACATCTGCGGCGCGATGACGGTGGAAGGTGCCCCGCACCTCAAGGCCGAGCACTATCCGGTGTTCGACTGCGCCAATCCCTGCGGCAAGATCGGCAAGCGCTATCTGTCGGTCGAGAGCCACATCCGCATGATGGCGGCGGCGCAGCCCTTCATCTCGGGCGCGATCTCCAAGACCATCAACATGCCGAACGACGCCACGGTGGAGGACTGCAAGTCCGCCTACATGCTGTCGTGGAAGCTCGCGCTGAAGGCCAACGCGCTCTATCGCGACGGCTCGAAACTTTCCCAGCCGCTCAACTCGCAGCTCATCAGCGACGATGAGGACGAGGACGATGCGGTCGAGACCCTCTACGAGAAGCCGATGGCGGCGCGTGCCGCCCAGGTCTCGGAGAAGATCGTCGAGAAGCTGGTCGAGCGCATCATCGTGATGCGCGAGCGCGAGAAGATGCCTGACCGACGCAAGGGCTACACCCAGAAGGCGGTCGTCGGCGGCCACAAGGTGTACTTGCGCACCGGCGAATATGACGACGGCCGTCTCGGCGAGATCTTCATCGACATGCACAAGGAAGGCGCGGCGCTCCGCTCCTTCATCAACAACTTCGCCATCGCGGTGTCTCTCGGCCTGCAATACGGCGTGCCGCTGGACGAATATGTCGACGCCTTCACCTTCACCCGCTTCGAGCCGGCGGGCCCCGTGCAGGGCAACGACAGCATCAAGTACGCGACCTCGATCCTCGACTACGTCTTCCGCGAACTCGCGGTGAGCTACCTGTCGCGCTTCGACCTCGCCCATGTCGATCCCAACGAGACGGGCTTCGACGCGCTCGGCAAGGGCGTCGAGGAAGGCAAGGAGCCGGACGAGGACGGCGGCCACCACGCCACCAAGCTGGTCTCGCGCGGCCTCACCCGCTCGCGCACGGACAATCTGGTCGTGATGCGCGGCGGCACCACCGCGATCAGCCAGGGCAACGACAGCGCGCCCTCCGGCGGCAGCAAGGTCACGGCGCTGGCGCACGGCGCGTCAGCCCGCGCCGGCGATGCCATCGAAGGCGCCGTTGCCCTGAAGCAGGAAGTCCAGCACGACCTCTCCCCCACGGAGAAGCTGGAGCAGTTGCAGTGGAGCAAGGCCGGCAGCGCCGCGACGGTCGCGGCTCCGACCAAGGCCGAGCGCCGCGCGGAAGCCAAGGCCAAGGGCTATGAGGGTGAGATGTGCAGCGAGTGCGGCAACTTCACGCTGGTGCGGAATGGGACCTGCATGAAGTGCGATACTTGCGGGAGCACGACGGGGTGTTCGTGA
- a CDS encoding DMT family transporter, whose amino-acid sequence MLDSTHRDARARIAPAGLMFLAITSIGWGFNWPVTKFLLAELPPLTLRGVTGVLGAVLLALLAVMRRQSLKVDPAIWPRLLTAAVLNVTGWMVLMGLALLWLPASEAALIAYTMPVWASIIAWPVLGERPTVLRTLGLVMAFAGLASIMGGNGIAASVEKAPGIIMALCGAFGFAVGTVFSKKYPIHLPPLTAAAWQIGIGCLPISIIGLLVETTHLSNVTPLGWWLLVYSTVVQFCIAYVSWFAALARLPASVAAIGTMAVPVIGVLTSAIALGEPLGAGQIAALIFTLAAVVLATRG is encoded by the coding sequence ATGCTTGATTCGACCCACCGGGATGCGCGCGCGCGCATCGCCCCGGCCGGCCTGATGTTCCTCGCGATCACCTCGATCGGCTGGGGCTTCAATTGGCCGGTGACCAAATTCCTGCTCGCCGAGCTGCCGCCGCTGACCCTGCGCGGGGTCACCGGCGTGCTCGGCGCCGTGCTGCTGGCGCTGCTTGCCGTCATGCGCCGGCAGAGCCTGAAGGTCGACCCAGCGATCTGGCCGCGCCTCCTCACCGCTGCCGTGCTCAACGTCACCGGCTGGATGGTGCTGATGGGGCTGGCGCTGCTCTGGCTGCCGGCCAGCGAGGCGGCGCTGATCGCCTACACCATGCCGGTCTGGGCCTCGATCATCGCCTGGCCGGTGCTGGGGGAGCGGCCGACGGTGCTGCGCACGCTGGGGCTGGTGATGGCCTTTGCCGGCCTTGCCTCGATCATGGGCGGCAACGGCATTGCCGCCAGCGTCGAGAAGGCGCCTGGGATCATCATGGCGCTGTGCGGCGCGTTCGGCTTCGCCGTCGGTACGGTGTTCTCGAAGAAGTACCCGATCCACTTGCCGCCGCTCACGGCCGCGGCCTGGCAGATCGGCATCGGCTGCCTGCCGATCTCGATCATCGGCCTCCTGGTCGAGACCACGCATTTGTCAAACGTGACGCCGCTCGGCTGGTGGCTCTTGGTCTATTCGACCGTGGTGCAATTCTGCATCGCCTATGTCAGCTGGTTCGCAGCGCTCGCGCGCCTGCCGGCTTCGGTCGCCGCGATCGGTACCATGGCGGTGCCGGTGATCGGCGTCCTCACGTCCGCGATCGCGCTCGGTGAGCCGCTCGGGGCAGGGCAGATCGCAGCGCTGATCTTCACGCTGGCCGCGGTGGTGCTGGCGACGCGGGGTTAG
- a CDS encoding CHASE3 domain-containing protein, whose product MIPTQRVILGAGLAILLIITAASIALDVKSRSDAAWVNHAVQVQKKISDLRVLMRRAESAARGYELYRSAGFNDEFQAVRAQIAPALADLKRSVRDIPDQVALMEGTEPLALRRIEIAAEAMRMRAANDLAGIAALQGRAEGRGLMDTVMGNLDKLSAAEERLLSERSQDSRRTGIVLLGIDVAGALVILLLVVMVMRESRRTEFALKSTLMETTAAKEALAAAVAERTEHLVTAHDELRLSVNVLQSTFHSMAEAVLVIDAEGNVLLSNPAAERMLLHRAGMNLKNLRALSDVFHGDGVTPLAADELPSTRVLRGEQFEELEMIVRPHGGNPPRHLMISGRPMLDAQGNVSGAVLVYHDATTSRETERQLYQSQKLDAIGKLTGGVAHDFNNMLTVISGNTETLVESLKSQPELQRTARLIDDAAERCAELIQHLLAFARRQPLQPRNVEINAAVADIAKLLRPTLGEQIQIETVLEQGRMTSHIDPSRLTNAVLNMAINARDAMPNGGKLLLETHRVVLDEAYAQANADVTPGPYVMLAVSDTGTGMSTETQQKAFEPFFTTKEVGKGSGLGLSMVYGFVKQSGGHIKIYSEEDHGTTIKLYLPPGEATADVAAPVAPQAEGGAETIFVVEDDSLVRNFVTAQLQSLGYKTVAASDGRSALELIDAGQKFDLLFTDVVIPGGMSGRDLADEVARRRPGLKVLYTSGYTDNAIVHHGKLDDGVMLLTKPYRRNQLAEMIRKALGN is encoded by the coding sequence TTGATCCCAACGCAGCGCGTCATTCTCGGTGCTGGACTTGCCATCCTCCTGATCATCACCGCAGCCTCGATCGCCCTCGACGTCAAGTCGCGGTCCGATGCGGCATGGGTCAATCACGCCGTGCAGGTGCAGAAGAAGATTTCCGACCTGCGGGTGCTGATGCGCCGCGCCGAGAGCGCTGCGCGCGGCTATGAGCTCTATCGCAGCGCAGGCTTCAACGACGAGTTCCAGGCGGTGCGTGCCCAGATCGCGCCGGCGCTCGCCGATCTCAAGCGGAGCGTGCGCGACATTCCCGATCAGGTCGCGCTGATGGAGGGCACCGAGCCGCTGGCGCTGCGCCGGATCGAGATCGCCGCAGAAGCCATGCGCATGCGCGCCGCGAACGACCTCGCCGGCATCGCTGCGCTCCAAGGCAGGGCCGAGGGCCGCGGCCTGATGGATACGGTGATGGGCAATCTGGATAAATTGAGCGCCGCTGAGGAACGCCTGCTCAGCGAGCGCTCTCAGGATTCGCGCCGCACCGGCATCGTGCTGCTGGGCATCGACGTGGCTGGCGCGCTGGTGATCCTGCTGCTGGTCGTGATGGTGATGCGCGAAAGCCGGCGCACCGAATTCGCGCTCAAGAGCACGCTGATGGAGACCACGGCCGCCAAGGAGGCACTTGCCGCGGCGGTGGCCGAGCGCACCGAGCATCTGGTCACCGCGCATGACGAGCTGCGCCTCTCCGTCAACGTGCTGCAAAGCACGTTCCACAGCATGGCGGAGGCCGTGCTGGTCATCGATGCCGAGGGCAATGTTCTTTTGTCCAATCCGGCCGCCGAGCGCATGCTGCTGCATCGCGCCGGCATGAACTTGAAGAATCTGCGTGCGCTGTCCGACGTCTTCCATGGCGACGGCGTCACGCCGCTGGCGGCCGACGAGCTGCCGTCGACGCGCGTGCTGCGCGGCGAGCAGTTCGAAGAACTCGAGATGATCGTCCGCCCGCATGGCGGCAATCCTCCGCGGCATCTGATGATCAGCGGCCGGCCGATGCTGGACGCACAAGGCAATGTCTCCGGCGCCGTGCTGGTCTATCACGACGCAACGACCTCGCGCGAAACCGAACGGCAGCTGTATCAGTCGCAAAAGCTCGATGCGATCGGCAAGCTGACCGGGGGGGTCGCGCATGACTTCAACAACATGCTGACGGTCATCTCCGGCAACACCGAGACGCTGGTGGAGAGCCTGAAGAGCCAGCCCGAGCTCCAGCGCACCGCACGCCTGATCGACGATGCCGCCGAGCGCTGCGCCGAGCTGATCCAGCATTTGCTCGCCTTTGCGCGCCGGCAGCCGCTCCAGCCGCGCAACGTCGAGATCAACGCCGCCGTCGCGGACATCGCAAAACTCCTGCGCCCCACCCTCGGCGAGCAGATCCAGATCGAGACCGTGCTCGAACAGGGACGGATGACCAGCCACATCGATCCGTCCCGGCTCACCAATGCCGTGCTCAACATGGCCATCAACGCCCGCGACGCCATGCCGAACGGCGGCAAGCTGCTGCTGGAGACCCACCGCGTCGTGCTGGACGAAGCCTATGCGCAGGCCAATGCGGACGTGACGCCGGGTCCCTACGTGATGCTCGCGGTCAGTGACACCGGCACCGGCATGTCGACGGAAACCCAGCAGAAGGCGTTCGAGCCGTTCTTCACCACCAAGGAGGTCGGCAAGGGGTCGGGCCTCGGCCTGTCCATGGTCTACGGCTTCGTCAAGCAATCCGGCGGCCACATCAAGATCTACAGCGAGGAAGACCACGGCACCACGATCAAGCTCTATCTGCCGCCGGGCGAAGCCACGGCGGACGTGGCCGCTCCTGTCGCGCCGCAGGCCGAAGGCGGCGCCGAGACCATCTTCGTAGTCGAAGACGATAGCCTGGTGCGCAACTTCGTCACCGCACAGCTCCAGAGTCTCGGCTACAAGACGGTGGCCGCATCCGACGGCCGAAGCGCGCTGGAGTTGATCGACGCCGGTCAGAAGTTCGACCTGCTCTTCACCGACGTCGTCATCCCCGGCGGCATGAGCGGACGCGACCTCGCCGACGAGGTGGCCAGGCGCCGGCCGGGGCTGAAGGTGCTCTACACCTCCGGCTACACCGACAACGCCATCGTCCATCACGGCAAGCTGGACGACGGCGTGATGCTGCTGACGAAGCCCTATCGCCGCAACCAGCTCGCCGAGATGATCCGGAAGGCGCTGGGCAACTAA
- a CDS encoding response regulator, which produces MPRILVVDDDPMVGATIEVLLQRQGFDVTLTDGGETGLAALETRVFDVMLVDIFMPHMRGFESIRIFHERAPATPLIAMSGYAFASSASPSPDFLRMALELGATRCLRKPFTPDALLTTIRECLTGMGESAQPKDKKEAP; this is translated from the coding sequence ATGCCGCGTATCCTCGTGGTTGATGACGATCCGATGGTCGGCGCGACCATCGAGGTCCTCCTCCAACGTCAGGGCTTCGACGTCACGTTGACGGACGGCGGAGAAACGGGACTGGCTGCGCTCGAAACACGGGTTTTCGACGTGATGCTGGTCGACATCTTCATGCCGCATATGCGCGGCTTCGAATCCATCCGCATCTTTCACGAGCGCGCGCCGGCCACGCCGCTGATCGCGATGTCCGGCTACGCCTTCGCCTCGTCGGCATCGCCCTCGCCCGACTTTCTCCGCATGGCGCTGGAGCTCGGCGCGACCCGATGCTTGCGCAAGCCGTTCACGCCGGACGCGCTGCTGACCACGATCCGGGAATGCCTCACCGGTATGGGCGAGAGCGCACAGCCGAAGGACAAGAAAGAAGCCCCTTGA
- a CDS encoding helix-turn-helix transcriptional regulator, protein MINAHGLTRLDAGVKVAAVLLFVVDPSNQRSIPLEQIMDAYGRTHAEARVALASSSGNTTIGTAQSLGLSSNTIKTHLRRVFAKTATGRQAELAELIAALVTVRIGDMGPRD, encoded by the coding sequence GTGATCAATGCGCACGGTCTCACCCGACTGGATGCCGGCGTGAAGGTTGCGGCGGTGCTGTTGTTCGTCGTCGATCCCTCCAACCAGCGATCGATCCCGCTCGAGCAGATCATGGATGCCTACGGTCGGACCCACGCCGAGGCGCGAGTCGCGCTCGCCTCGTCGTCCGGCAACACGACCATTGGGACCGCGCAGTCGCTCGGACTCTCGTCCAACACCATCAAGACTCATCTGCGCCGCGTCTTCGCGAAGACGGCGACCGGACGCCAAGCCGAACTCGCCGAGCTCATCGCCGCCCTCGTCACCGTTCGGATCGGAGACATGGGTCCGCGAGATTAA
- a CDS encoding BA14K family protein, which yields MNSLKVLSAAAAVALVLPLASQSFAQGRPGIGGGAHVGGGGGGANFGGGGARMGGGGFGGGMGGGAAFRGGGGNFGGGAAVRPSGGGFAAGAAVRPSGGGFAAASARPGVGSFAARPTGGSFVGAAAARPGISPSFSGTRGVATAGNWQTGSNWGGRHWHHHHRRGGFWPGFATGVAFGGLGSYAYYGGGYGYGGYYDDPYYYGSYYDEPSVAVVQDGGGDSAYCAQRYKSYDPASGTYLGYDGRRHPCP from the coding sequence ATGAACAGTCTGAAAGTTTTGAGTGCCGCCGCGGCCGTGGCGCTGGTCCTTCCGCTGGCGAGCCAGAGCTTTGCTCAAGGTCGTCCTGGCATTGGCGGCGGCGCCCATGTCGGCGGCGGGGGCGGCGGTGCTAATTTCGGCGGAGGCGGCGCCCGCATGGGCGGCGGCGGTTTCGGTGGCGGGATGGGCGGCGGCGCCGCGTTCCGTGGAGGTGGTGGCAATTTCGGAGGCGGCGCAGCGGTTCGTCCGAGCGGCGGTGGTTTTGCAGCCGGCGCTGCAGTCCGTCCGAGCGGCGGTGGATTCGCAGCGGCGTCGGCCCGTCCGGGCGTCGGCAGTTTCGCAGCACGCCCGACCGGTGGCAGTTTCGTAGGAGCAGCGGCTGCCCGTCCTGGCATTTCGCCGTCCTTCAGCGGGACGCGCGGCGTCGCAACCGCGGGCAACTGGCAGACCGGCAGCAACTGGGGCGGCCGCCACTGGCATCACCATCATCGTCGCGGCGGCTTCTGGCCTGGTTTCGCAACGGGTGTGGCATTCGGGGGCCTCGGCTCGTACGCCTATTACGGCGGCGGCTATGGCTATGGCGGCTATTACGACGATCCCTACTACTACGGCAGCTACTATGACGAGCCGTCGGTGGCGGTGGTGCAGGACGGCGGCGGTGACTCCGCCTATTGCGCGCAGCGCTACAAGTCCTACGACCCGGCTTCGGGCACCTATCTTGGCTACGACGGCCGGCGTCATCCCTGCCCGTAA
- a CDS encoding NADH:ubiquinone oxidoreductase subunit NDUFA12, whose product MKQFFLKFFTWWNGQTFGTQLWTRRYGELVGQDEQGNLYYRTRGGAIDPTLGFERRWVVYNGYAEASRIPPSWHGWIHHVIDVPPTEANYQPREWEKPHQPNLTGTAKAYRPSGSTLASGRRPKATGDYQPWTPAN is encoded by the coding sequence ATGAAACAGTTCTTCCTCAAGTTCTTCACCTGGTGGAATGGCCAGACGTTTGGCACGCAACTCTGGACCAGGCGGTACGGGGAGCTGGTTGGCCAGGACGAGCAGGGCAACCTCTATTATCGCACCCGCGGCGGGGCGATCGATCCGACGCTCGGCTTCGAGCGGCGCTGGGTGGTCTATAACGGCTATGCCGAAGCGAGCCGCATCCCGCCGTCCTGGCACGGCTGGATCCACCACGTCATCGACGTGCCGCCGACCGAGGCCAATTACCAGCCGCGCGAGTGGGAAAAGCCGCACCAGCCGAATCTCACCGGCACGGCGAAGGCCTACCGTCCCTCCGGTTCGACGCTCGCCAGTGGCCGGCGGCCGAAGGCGACCGGCGATTATCAGCCCTGGACGCCCGCCAACTAA
- a CDS encoding DJ-1/PfpI family protein: MSSPLQIGILVFPRVTQLDFTGPLQVFAMLPGAKLHLIWKRIEPVPSDSVMTLTPTTTFVDCPQLDVICVPGGQGTNDLLNDAEVLDFLRRQAEGARYVTSVCTGSLALGAAGLLRGYRAATHWSAMEMLSQFGAMPTKTRVCVDRNRITGGGVTAGIDFALTLVSIMADRTTAEAIQLQMEYNPAPPFNSGSPDTAPAEVLALLKERGAQNHARRLEAVKRAAARVT; the protein is encoded by the coding sequence ATGTCGTCACCGCTTCAGATCGGAATCCTGGTGTTTCCGCGCGTCACCCAGCTCGACTTCACCGGCCCCTTGCAGGTGTTCGCCATGCTTCCGGGCGCGAAGCTGCACCTGATCTGGAAGCGGATCGAACCGGTGCCGAGCGATTCCGTGATGACGCTGACGCCGACCACGACCTTTGTGGATTGCCCCCAGCTCGACGTGATCTGCGTGCCCGGCGGCCAAGGCACCAACGACCTGCTCAACGACGCGGAGGTGCTCGATTTCCTGCGCAGGCAGGCCGAAGGCGCCAGATATGTCACGTCGGTCTGCACGGGATCGCTGGCGCTCGGCGCCGCCGGACTCTTGAGGGGCTACCGTGCTGCCACGCACTGGAGCGCGATGGAGATGCTCAGCCAGTTCGGCGCGATGCCGACCAAGACGCGCGTCTGCGTCGACCGCAACCGCATCACCGGCGGCGGTGTTACGGCCGGCATCGACTTCGCGCTGACGCTGGTGTCGATCATGGCCGATCGCACCACGGCGGAAGCGATCCAGCTCCAGATGGAATACAACCCCGCCCCGCCGTTCAATTCGGGCTCACCCGACACGGCGCCCGCTGAGGTGTTGGCCCTGCTGAAGGAGCGCGGCGCGCAGAACCACGCCCGCCGCCTCGAGGCGGTGAAGCGCGCGGCGGCGCGGGTGACGTAG
- a CDS encoding GlxA family transcriptional regulator: MIGILIFPDFQLLDAAGPISAFEVAARCLGKPPNIRVLAAKAGLVRSSSGVEMMARDFKSANAITTLVVAGGAGVADAARCEVTRAFVQRLAKRGVRVASVCSGAYVLAEAGLLDGRRATTHWGRTRDFVARYPKVKFEPDQIFTRDGNVWTSAGITAGIDLALAMVTEDHGEEIARQTARHLVLYHRRSGGQSQFSSLLELKTPNGRFGALLSWAREHLDAPLTVEDLADRAGMSARHFARAFAAETGTTPSKAIERLRIEVARERVQSSREAIERVAEVTGFGDPERMRRAFIRAFGQPPQALRRAARTR; this comes from the coding sequence ATGATCGGCATCCTGATCTTCCCGGACTTCCAATTGCTCGACGCGGCGGGGCCGATCTCGGCCTTCGAGGTCGCCGCGCGCTGCCTCGGCAAGCCGCCCAACATCCGCGTGCTTGCGGCGAAGGCGGGATTGGTACGCAGCTCGTCTGGCGTCGAGATGATGGCGCGCGATTTCAAGTCGGCGAACGCGATCACGACGCTGGTCGTGGCCGGCGGCGCGGGGGTCGCGGATGCGGCGCGCTGCGAAGTCACGCGCGCCTTCGTGCAGCGGCTGGCAAAGCGGGGTGTGCGGGTCGCGAGCGTCTGCTCGGGCGCCTATGTGCTGGCTGAAGCCGGCCTGCTCGACGGCCGCCGCGCCACCACGCATTGGGGCCGCACGCGCGATTTCGTCGCGCGCTATCCGAAGGTGAAGTTCGAGCCGGACCAGATCTTCACCCGCGACGGCAATGTCTGGACCTCGGCGGGCATCACGGCTGGCATCGATCTCGCGCTCGCGATGGTCACCGAGGATCACGGTGAGGAGATCGCGCGACAGACCGCGCGCCATCTCGTGCTCTATCACCGCCGCAGCGGCGGCCAGTCGCAATTCTCCTCGCTGCTGGAGCTGAAGACGCCGAACGGGCGCTTCGGCGCGTTGTTGTCCTGGGCACGCGAACATCTCGATGCACCGCTGACGGTGGAGGACCTCGCCGACCGCGCCGGCATGAGCGCCCGGCACTTTGCCCGCGCCTTTGCCGCCGAGACCGGCACGACGCCATCCAAGGCGATCGAGCGCCTGCGGATCGAGGTCGCGCGCGAGCGTGTGCAGTCCTCGCGCGAGGCAATCGAGCGCGTTGCGGAGGTGACGGGCTTCGGCGATCCCGAGCGAATGCGGCGCGCCTTCATCCGCGCCTTCGGCCAGCCGCCGCAGGCGCTACGGCGCGCGGCGCGGACGAGGTAG